The following proteins are encoded in a genomic region of Arachis stenosperma cultivar V10309 chromosome 4, arast.V10309.gnm1.PFL2, whole genome shotgun sequence:
- the LOC130976992 gene encoding uncharacterized protein LOC130976992, translating into MASSSLLQLNFFLSKSRSHPKGWNTRRNRNRNRNLRVIKVQKYHEEGSSTNMVDANLKVLKERIEMVKVKEKLERSCKCQQGWNYYQVSDDNYHCQKIKGNNNKELHNLIELTCLVCGTIGSTCFGGTLLLCFVSLLLHHLQL; encoded by the exons AtggcttcttcttctctacttCAATTAAATTTCTTCTTGTCAAAATCAAGATCACATCCCAAGGGATGGAATACACGCCGGAATCGGAATCGGAATCGGAATCTTCGAGTAATAAAAGTTCAGAAATATCACGAAGAAG GGAGTTCTACAAATATGGTGGATGCTAATTTGAAAGTTCTTAAGGAGAGGATAGAGATGGTGAAGGTGAAGGAGAAACTAGAAAGGAGTTGCAAATGTCAACAAGGGTGGAACTATTATCAAGTTTCTGATGATAATTATCATTGTcaaaaaatcaaaggaaacaaTAATAAAGAGTTACACAACTTGATTGAATTGACATGTTTAGTTTGTGGGACTATTGGTTCCACATGTTTTGGTGGAACACTATTGCTTTGCTTTGTTTCTCtccttcttcatcatcttcaacTATGA